The following coding sequences lie in one Mucilaginibacter sp. KACC 22773 genomic window:
- a CDS encoding helix-turn-helix domain-containing protein, whose product MAKIKNTLSYYTEINDFLASIPWPGRTTDPDFYCLRLKPLDQDLQIYRPPFKRSFYFFALLFNSGKIEVNYGDQTIHDPDSYLVFHSPNLVYSFAHNNALEGYVIYFKPKCFSFFKPDFHQQFPLFNVLHTNLFRFGHDTFKQLAPHFETVFTSYERSAKAQHIEARIKLLGLLYYLEDFALEKKEDIPVATAQQILLRKFMQLIDNHYINKRTVQEYADLLSVTANYLSQSIKHVSGKNALAFIAERLAREARSLIQYTDFTVAEIAYQLNFSDPANFGKFFKKHVGLSPSEFRNQRR is encoded by the coding sequence ATGGCGAAAATAAAAAACACGCTTTCTTATTACACAGAAATCAACGATTTTCTGGCCTCTATCCCATGGCCAGGACGCACAACCGATCCGGATTTTTACTGCCTGAGGCTAAAGCCACTTGATCAGGACCTGCAGATATACCGCCCACCTTTTAAACGTTCATTTTATTTTTTTGCGTTGCTGTTCAATTCCGGCAAAATCGAGGTTAACTACGGCGATCAAACCATTCACGATCCTGACTCTTATCTTGTTTTTCATTCGCCCAATCTTGTATATAGCTTTGCACATAACAATGCCCTGGAGGGTTATGTAATTTATTTTAAGCCCAAATGCTTCTCCTTCTTTAAACCAGACTTTCACCAGCAATTCCCCCTTTTTAATGTGTTACATACCAACCTGTTTAGGTTTGGCCATGACACATTTAAACAGTTGGCGCCACATTTTGAAACTGTATTTACCAGCTATGAAAGGTCGGCCAAGGCACAGCATATCGAAGCAAGAATAAAATTGCTTGGCTTGTTATATTACCTGGAAGATTTTGCATTAGAAAAGAAAGAGGATATCCCAGTGGCCACAGCGCAGCAAATCCTGTTGCGTAAATTTATGCAATTAATTGATAATCACTATATCAATAAGCGCACCGTACAGGAATATGCAGATCTGCTTTCGGTTACCGCTAATTACCTATCCCAATCTATCAAGCATGTTTCGGGCAAAAATGCGCTTGCTTTTATTGCCGAACGCCTGGCCCGCGAAGCCAGATCGCTCATACAGTACACCGATTTTACGGTAGCCGAGATTGCCTATCAACTCAACTTTTCGGACCCGGCTAATTTTGGCAAATTCTTTAAAAAGCATGTAGGTTTATCGCCTTCGGAGTTCCGGAACCAACGCAGGTAA
- a CDS encoding YdeI/OmpD-associated family protein gives MNYNPAVDAYINNSEDFAKPILEHWRRLIHEHCPNAEEAIKWSLPHFEYNNDNMCVVASYKNHCSFTFLKAELMTDPRLKASKALKPIQRFLGKISQISDLPPDDEFIAMLKEAMQLNEKGIRIKRDKPESDKPRVLVTPDYLLAALVANPKAKEVFESKSNSFRKEYIVWITDAKTDETRQKRINEALEWIAEGKGRFWKHQK, from the coding sequence ATGAACTACAACCCTGCTGTGGATGCTTACATAAATAACTCGGAAGATTTTGCAAAACCTATTCTTGAGCACTGGCGCCGCCTTATTCATGAACATTGCCCTAATGCCGAAGAGGCTATAAAATGGAGCCTGCCCCATTTTGAATACAACAACGATAACATGTGTGTAGTGGCATCCTATAAAAATCATTGCTCTTTTACGTTCCTGAAGGCCGAATTGATGACCGACCCACGTTTGAAGGCAAGTAAGGCCCTTAAACCAATTCAACGATTTTTAGGAAAGATCAGCCAAATAAGCGACCTGCCGCCCGACGATGAATTTATAGCCATGCTTAAAGAAGCCATGCAGTTAAACGAAAAAGGCATCAGGATAAAAAGAGACAAGCCCGAATCTGATAAACCCAGGGTACTGGTAACGCCCGATTATTTGCTGGCCGCATTAGTAGCTAACCCCAAAGCAAAGGAAGTTTTTGAAAGCAAATCCAACTCATTCCGCAAGGAATATATAGTTTGGATTACCGATGCCAAAACCGACGAAACACGACAAAAAAGAATAAATGAAGCTTTAGAATGGATAGCCGAAGGAAAAGGCAGATTTTGGAAACACCAAAAATAG